Proteins encoded together in one Benincasa hispida cultivar B227 chromosome 1, ASM972705v1, whole genome shotgun sequence window:
- the LOC120083689 gene encoding COP1-interactive protein 1, producing MTKHRFRDSIKSLFGSHLDPVTEERLKGSKSDVEDKVNKIKKLIRDEDLGIKDPDQSENREKQSVDELIDDFLKGYQALYEQYDSLAGELRRKFQKRREKESSSSSSSDSDSDDSNDSSKKKASKNDQGMEIGFQDGEIKKELEVALSEVADLKRIIATKVKEHESLNLEHLTALSKIQEADGIIRDLKVEAETWDAQKSKFQLEIEELNLKLSNSGKIEAELNGRLNGMETEMNSFIEEKETARRRVEEGEKTIEELKTLADQLKEKLSVTMEEKETLNLKHLEALNNIQKVEKVIGALRVETEALGLEKSKFLLDIEDLSQKLSAAGEIQSKLNGRLKDIEIEKETLTKEKETAWRKIEAGDKIVEELNATIDSLKQQLTATTEDKEALNLEHGTALSKLNEAEKIIADMRIEAESFGVEKSEFLLKIEEQNQKLSLAENLEADLNRKLKDLEIEKDKLIEEKEISSRLIREAEKVKEEIDATVEQLKRQLAATIEEKEALNLQHLETLSRAQEADTITRDMKVEAETWGVEKSKLLLEIEELNQKLDAAGKLEAQLNERLKVVGMEHDNLIKEKEAAQRTIEGQKIIEELNIMTDQVKRQLTVTIEEKEVLNLDHAIALGKIIEADKIIGDMKTQAETWGVEKTDLLHMIEEMSQRISNAATIEAELGGRLKDIEIERDGLIKEKEIAWKEIEQGKQVREQLNATIDQLNSQLTTTAEEKKALNLEHVMALSKLQEANKIIEDVKVEAETWDLEKSKLLLQVEVLNQRLSDASKLETELNERLNSVETEKDNLMKERETAWKRIEEGEKIIKESSEIGDRLKEEKMTISQELETVRGEVSFLKQQIQSTEQQAANLTHSLEASEGENRLLNLKIMEISSEIQLAQQTNQELVSQLQLLKEDLGVRETEHSILVEKHEVHMNESLNRVNMLEAQVTRLETELELLRAHEKDLFQQLELKTAEAKQLGEENIGLQAQVSEIEVLFRERENEISILRKKLEDSENRSSSNTANLTLEINRLLEEVNSLHSQKGELEGRMICQNEEASLQVMGLTDQVDTLQQQLEFQQSQKIELELQLERTTQTISEYTIQIQKFKEEIEDKISDLQRLGKEKEDLIVRIKDLESAFDSLCNEKHNLTEKLKSQMDENSQFREEKFELEKKIFELESTLTDRGVELSAIHEKHRNGEAEASSQKLILVAQVENLQEKLNSLQNEKSEIELRVEREKQELLDTLTQLKKEKVELLSSIGDHQRNLKEHEDANKKLNNEYKLVEDQFRECKLKLDNAELKMTEMAQEFHRDIRSNNQVKDDLELMAEDLKRDLEVKNDEINSLVENVRTIEVKLRLSNQKLRVTEQLLSEKEEIFRKAELKYLEQQRLLEERIHGLSATIVANNEAHQRTISTISENINSNLCQLECVIRKFIVDYAKYEKCVIETSHDLQLAKSWVSNAIQETEDLKKEVANLGKQLQDKKERESVLVKQIEKLEIKANKEGSEKDGLVQAIHQLEKRQRELEKMMEEKNEVMLSLKEEKKEAIRQLCMLIEYHRDRYDFLKDEVLKLNVKGGQSVR from the exons ATGACAAAGCACCGGTTCAGAGATTCTATAAAGTCTCTATTTGGGAGTCACCTTGATCCAGTAACGGAAGAGCGGCTCAAAGGGAGTAAATCAG ATGTCGAGGACAAggtgaataaaattaaaaagctCATAAGAGATGAAGATCTAGGAATAAAAGACCCCGACCAATCAGAAAATCGCGAAAAACAGTCTGTTGATGAATTAATTGATGATTTCCTTAAAGGTTACCAGGCACTCTATGAACAATACGACAGTTTGGCCGGTGAGTTGAGAAGAAAATTTcagaaaagaagggaaaaggaaagCTCTTCATCTAGCTCATCCGACTCGGATTCAGATGATTCAAATGATTCTTCAAAGAAAAAGGCCAGTAAAAATGATCAAGGGATGGAGATAGGATTCCAAGATGGTGAAATCAAGAAGGAACTTGAAGTAGCACTTTCAGAAGTAGCAGACTTGAAAAGGATAATAGCTACTAAAGTTAAAGAACACGAATCTCTAAATTTAGAACACCTGACAGCTTTAAGTAAGATACAAGAAGCAGATGGAATTATTAGAGATTTGAAGGTTGAAGCTGAGACTTGGGATGCTCAGAAGTCTAAATTTCAGCTCGAAATTGAAGAACTGAATCTGAAGTTGAGTAATTCCGGTAAGATTGAAGCTGAGTTGAATGGGAGATTAAATGGTATGGAAACAGAGATGAATAGCTTCATTGAAGAAAAGGAGACTGCAAGAAGGAGGGTTGAAGAGGGGGAAAAAACTATAGAGGAATTGAAGACTTTGGCTGATCAGTTGAAGGAGAAGTTGTCAGTCAcaatggaagaaaaggagactCTTAACTTAAAACACTTGGAAGCGTTAAACAATATACAAAAagtagaaaaggttataggagCCCTGAGGGTTGAAACCGAGGCATTGGGTCTTGAAAAATCTAAATTTCTTCTCGATATTGAAGACCTGAGTCAGAAGTTGAGTGCTGCTGGTGAAATTCAGTCGAAATTGAATGGGAGACTGAAAGATATTGAAATAGAGAAGGAAACATTGACCAAGGAGAAGGAGACTGCGTGGAGAAAAATTGAGGCGGGGGATAAAATCGTAGAAGAATTAAATGCCACGATTGATTCATTGAAGCAGCAGTTAACAGCTACAACTGAAGACAAGGAAGCTCTGAACCTAGAACATGGGACAGCTTTAAGCAAACTAAATGAAGCAGAAAAGATCATAGCAGACATGAGGATTGAAGCAGAAAGCTTTGGTGTAGAAAAATCTGAATTTCTTCTTAAGATTGAAGAGCAGAACCAGAAGTTGAGTCTTGCTGAAAATTTAGAAGCAGATTTGAATAGGAAATTGAAAGACCTGGAAATAGAAAAGGACAAGTTGATAGAGGAAAAAGAGatttcctcaaggttgattaGAGAGGCAGAAAAAGTTAAAGAAGAAATAGATGCAACAGTTGAGCAACTGAAGAGGCAATTGGCAGCTACAATTGAAGAAAAGGAAGCTCTGAACTTACAGCACTTGGAAACTTTAAGTAGGGCACAAGAAGCAGATACTATCACAAGAGATATGAAGGTTGAAGCAGAAACCTGGGGTGTTGAAAAATCTAAATTGCTGCTTGAGATTGAAGAGCTGAATCAGAAGTTGGATGCTGCTGGAAAATTGGAAGCTCAATTGAATGAGAGATTGAAAGTTGTTGGAATGGAACATGATAACTTGATCAAGGAAAAGGAAGCTGCGCAGAGGACAATTGAAGGACAAAAAATTATAGAAGAACTAAATATCATGACTGATCAGGTGAAGAGGCAGTTGACAGTGACGATTGAAGAAAAGGAAGTTCTGAACTTGGATCATGCGATAGCTTTAGGCAAGATAATTGAAGCTGATAAGATCATAGGAGATATGAAGACACAAGCTGAAACATGGGGCGTTGAAAAAACTGATCTTCTGCACATGATTGAAGAGATGAGTCAGAGGATAAGCAATGCTGCTACCATAGAAGCAGAACTCGGTGGAAGATTGAAAGATATTGAAATCGAGAGAGATGGCTTGATCAAGGAAAAGGAGATTGCATGGAAGGAGATTGAACAAGGTAAACAGGTCAGAGAACAATTAAATGCCACGATCGATCAACTGAACAGCCAATTGACAACTACAGCAGAAGAAAAGAAAGCTCTCAACTTAGAACATGTGATGGCTTTAAGTAAGCTTCAAGAAGCAAATAAAATCATAGAAGATGTTAAAGTCGAAGCAGAAACTTGGGACCTAGAAAAATCTAAGCTGTTGCTTCAAGTTGAAGTGTTGAATCAGAGACTGAGCGATGCTTCTAAGTTAGAAACAGAACTTAATGAAAGATTGAATAGTGTGGAAACTGAGAAAGACAACTTGATGAAAGAAAGGGAGACTGCATGGAAGAGGATTGAAGAGGGAGAGAAAATTATAAAGGAATCAAGTGAGATTGGTGATCGgctaaaagaagaaaagatgaCCATTTCCCAAGAATTGGAAACAGTTCGAGGAGAAGTTTCTTTCTTGAAGCAACAAATTCAGTCTACAGAACAGCAGGCTGCAAACTTGACGCATTCTCTTGAAGCATCTGAGGGAGAAAATAGATTATTGAACTTGAAAATTATGGAGATCTCGAGTGAGATTCAATTGGCTCAACAAACGAACCAAGAACTTGTGTCTCAGTTGCAATTGTTGAAGGAGGATTTGGGTGTGAGGGAAACAGAACATTCTATTCTTGTTGAGAAGCACGAAGTGCATATGAATGAATCATTAAATCGTGTAAATATGCTAGAAGCTCAAGTTACACGGTTGGAAACAGAATTGGAGTTATTGCGAGCACACGAAAAAGATTTGTTTCAACAATTGGAGTTAAAAACAGCTGAAGCAAAACAATTGGGAGAGGAAAATATTGGACTACAAGCCCAAGTTTCAGAGATCGAAGTATTATTtagggagagagaaaatgaaatttcaattcTCAGAAAGAAACTTGAAGACAGTGAGAATCGATCGTCATCTAACACAGCAAATTTGACTCTGGAGATCAACCGTCTACTAGAAGAGGTTAATTCTTTACATTCTCAAAAAGGTGAACTAGAAGGGCGGATGATATGCCAGAATGAAGAAGCTTCATTGCAAGTCATGGGCCTGACAGATCAAGTGGATACGTTGCAGCAACAGTTGGAATTCCAACAGAGCCAAAAAATTGAATTGGAGTTGCAACTTGAGAGGACAACTCAAACGATTTCAGAATATACAATACAGATACAAAAGTTTAAGGAGGAAATAGAAGACAAGATTTCGGATCTACAGAGACTagggaaagagaaagaagatttAATAGTGCGAATCAAGGATCTTGAATCAGCATTTGACTCCTTATGCAATGAAAAGCACAATCTTACGGAGAAACTTAAAAGTCAGATGGATGAGAATAGTCAATTCAGGGAGGAAAAGTTTGAGTtggagaagaaaatttttgaattAGAAAGTACCTTGACAGATAGAGGAGTTGAGCTTTCTGCTATCCATGAGAAGCACAGAAATGGAGAGGCTGAAGCTTCAAGCCAAAAGCTAATCTTAGTGGCTCAGGTTGAAAATCTGCAAGAGAAGTTGAATTCTTTGCAgaatgaaaaaagtgaaattgaGTTGCGGGTTGAAAGGGAGAAACAAGAACTCTTGGATACCTTAACTCAACtgaaaaaggagaaagttgAGCTGTTGAGTTCAATTGGTGATCATCaaagaaatttgaaggaacATGAGGATGCAAACAAAAAGCTAAATAATGAGTATAAACTGGTTGAAGATCAGTTTCGAGAATGTAAGCTAAAGCTTGATAATGCAGAATTGAAGATGACAGAAATGGCCCAAGAATTTCATAGAGACATTAGATCAAATAACCAAGTGAAGGATGACCTGGAGCTAATGGCTGAGGATCTAAAAAGAGACCTGGAAGTAAAAAATGATGAGATAAATAGCCTGGTTGAAAATGTTCGCACAATTGAAGTCAAGCTCCGGTTATCAAACCAGAAGCTTCGTGTTACAGAACAATTATTAAGTGAAAAGGAAGAGATATTTCGGAAAGCTGAATTGAAATATCTAGAGCAACAGAGACTGCTTGAGGAAAGAATTCATGGACTATCTGCAACCATTGTTGCTAACAACGAAGCACACCAAAGGACAATATCTACCATTTCAGAAAACATTAACAGTAACCTCTGCCAACTGGAATGTGTTATCAGGAAATTCATAGTGGACTATGCAAAGTATGAGAAGTGTGTCATTGAGACATCCCACGATCTACAGCTTGCAAAGAGTTGGGTCTCAAATGCTATTCAAGAAACAGAAGACCTAAAAAAAGAGGTGGCAAACCTTGGAAAACAACTTCAAgataagaaagagagagaatcaGTATTAGTAAAACAGATTGAGAAATTGGAGATTAAGGCCAACAAGGAAGGATCTGAGAAGGATGGATTGGTTCAAGCCATCCACCAACTTGAAAAGAGACAGAGAGAATTAGAGAAGATGATGGAAGAGAAGAATGAAGTTATGTTGAGTTTGAAAGAGGAGAAAAAAGAAGCGATAAGGCAACTTTGCATGTTGATTGAGTATCATCGTGACCGCTATGATTTTCTTAAAGATGAGGTCTTAAAGCTGAATGTTAAAGGAGGCCAGAGTGTAAGATA G